The following coding sequences are from one Humulus lupulus chromosome X, drHumLupu1.1, whole genome shotgun sequence window:
- the LOC133804128 gene encoding uncharacterized protein LOC133804128 — translation MRATSRRGRGGGGGGGFLLLFLITNLSLPTLSECSRQCKAWLVQSIPTDMPHLPRVPGVLSTGDVFRWLPGNSTHRLDIIAQYWQLVASPKDPSSGDYGYSKKDLQRFGAKQGADVYKALDKAANRNVSIRLVSHSGVYPDYTKEPTDLASGRPNVKNVTLLLDQWWGSGIVHAKVWISDRRDVYIGSANNDWKSLTQVKEVGIYLVGCPRVAKKVEAYFNNLWALAALNSSHLTRTISDHQWQIDRKVPCWSHFIETDSRCRAPFPPVVEIPHVVGYPTISDPVMFKLPIQTPGNNYSTSQLQSSYLSFSPPEISFGRYQTDEQAWLDTIKSVSTGATLRISTMDWLGQSQYMKQTVYWSSLSSAVSEVVFAKQAKVKILVAYWDHFINNTDQYLKSLLYSNILCSSSKYNKCRGKVEIKYYMVPGFNLTGPAISHGKKTGNVYPAYTRVNHGKYAVSDVRAHIGTSNLVWDYFYTTAGVSFGTNNSALVSQLQHIFDADWNSPYAMPIEDLGDGCSCSS, via the exons ATGAGAGCTACAAgcagaagaggaagaggaggaggtggAGGTGGAGGATTCCTCCTTCTCTTTCTTATAACCAATCTTTCTCTGCCAACTCTCTCCGAATGTTCACGCCAATGCAAAGCCTGGCTCGTCCAGTCAATCCCCACCGATATGCCCCACCTCCCTCGCGTCCCCGGAGTCCTCTCTACTG GAGACGTATTCCGGTGGCTGCCCGGGAACTCTACTCATCGATTGGACATAATCGCTCAGTACTGGCAGCTCGTAGCGTCTCCTAAAGATCCTAGCTCAGGGGATTATGGATACTCCAAAAAGGATTTACAGAGATTTGGTGCTAAGCAAGGTGCTGATGTTTATAAAGCTTTAGACAAAGCTGCTAATCGAAATGTTAGCATCAG GTTAGTATCCCACTCGGGTGTATATCCTGACTATACCAAAGAACCAACGGACCTTGCTTCAGGAAGGCCAAACGTAAAGAATGTGACCTTGTTACTTGATCAATGGTGGGGTTCAGGGATAGTTCACGCTAAAGTATGGATTTCAGATCGTCGAGATGTTTATATTGGATCTGCAAATAATGACTGGAAATCTCTAACTCAG GTGAAAGAAGTTGGAATTTATCTCGTTGGCTGTCCAAGAGTAGCCAAAAAGGTGGAAGCCTACTTTAACAACTTATGGGCACTCGCAGCTCTCAATTCTTCACATCTCACCAGAACTATATCTGATCACCAGTGGCAGATTGATAGAAAAGTGCCTTGTTGGTCACATTTCATTGAAACAGACAGCAGGTGTAG GGCACCTTTTCCCCCCGTTGTGGAAATTCCCCATGTAGTGGGATACCCTACCATATCAGATCCTGTTATGTTTAAATTACCAATTCAAACTCCTGGAAACAACTATTCAACTTCGCAGCTTCAGTCCAGCTATCTGTCCTTCTCCCCACCAGAG ATATCGTTTGGCAGGTACCAGACTGATGAGCAGGCATGGTTGGATACTATTAAATCTGTTAGTACCGGAGCCACTTTAAGGATAAGTACTATGGATTGGCTTGGTCAATCTCAATATATGAAACAAACAGTTTACTGGTCATCCCTTTCCTCTGCAGTATCTGAG GTTGTGTTCGCAAAGCAGGCAAAAGTGAAGATATTGGTGGCATACTGGGATCATTTCATCAACAACACAGATCAATACCTGAAGTCACTCCTCTACTCTAATATACTATGCTCTTCATCTAAATACAATAAATGCCGTGGGAAAGTTGAGATCAAATACTACATGGTTCCGGGTTTCAACTTGACCGGACCGGCCATTAGCCATGGGAAGAAGACTGGAAATGTTTACCCTGCTTATACCAGGGTGAACCATGGAAAGTATGCAGTGAGTGATGTACGAGCTCATATTGGAACAAGTAATCTAGTGTGGGATTACTTTTACACAACGGCAGGAGTGAGCTTCGGCACTAATAACTCTGCCCTTGTTTCTCAGCTGCAACATATCTTTGATGCCGACTGGAATTCCCCTTATGCGATGCCTATTGAAGATTTGGGAGACGGTTGTTCTTGTTCAAGTTAA
- the LOC133803250 gene encoding chorismate mutase 2-like, with product MATSTMENNGSDLGDKGMTLDTVRDSLIRQEDTIIFSLIERAKFPMNSPTYQESKPCVGFCGSLIRFFVNEAESLQAKAGRYQNPEEHAFFPDHLPPSLAPTHSFPQVLHPAAASTNVNNKIWDIYFKQLLPLFTVPGDDGNYASTASSDLNCLQAISRRIHYGNFVAEVKFRDAPHEYEPAIRSQDRDALMKLLTFEAVEEVVKKRVEKKAMIFGQEVSLNTTSTESKEKYKIDPALVSRLYDEWIMPLTKFVQVEYLLRRLD from the exons ATGGCGACATCGACAATGGAGAATAATGGTTCCGATTTGGGTGATAAGGGAATGACCCTTGATACGGTGAGAGACTCGTTGATTAGACAAGAAGATACTATCATATTTAGTTTGATTGAAAGAGCGAAGTTTCCAATGAATTCCCCTACTTACCAAGAGTCCAAGCCCTGCGTTGGATTTTGTGGTTCTTTGATTCGTTTCTTTGTCAATGAAGCCGAATCCCTCCAGGCTAAG GCGGGTAGGTATCAAAATCCTGAAGAGCATGCCTTCTTTCCTGATCATTTACCACCTTCATTGGCGCCAACGCATTCGTTTCCACAG GTATTGCATCCTGCAGCGGCTTCAACCAATGTGAACAACAAAATTTGGGATATATATTTCAAGCAATTGCTTCCTTTGTTTACTGTACCGGGTGATGACGGAAACTATGCATCAACTGCCTCTAGTGACCTCAATTGCTTACAG GCTATCTCTAGAAGGATTCATTACGGAAATTTTGTGGCTGAGGTGAAATTCAGGGATGCCCCACATGAATATGAACCAGCAATTCGTTCTCAG GATAGGGACGCTCTGATGAAGTTGTTGACATTTGAAGCTGTAGAAGAGGTGGTGAAGAAGAGGGTTGAGAAGAAGGCAATGATATTTGGGCAGGAAGTAAGCCTTAACACTACCAGCACTGAAAGCAAGGAAAAGTACAAGATTGATCCAGCATTGGTTTCTCGTCTATATGATGAATGGATAATGCCTCTCACTAAATTTGTTCAAGTTGAGTACCTTCTCCGTCGCCTTGATTAG
- the LOC133806518 gene encoding uncharacterized protein LOC133806518 yields MKEAKSMSKVPLIRYIQGTNLSTEYDKSGIFSLCRLQMEKVAQDLRSFEKQQGNLCKTFEELHSQAFSALKELKNYFSSNQCTLQSIFVQLVEREKQIFTKEKEVEAQEFKFNEEYEERLQRLVEIDKLNEEYHEKIAAKNKSVEELNSLIQKISVELEKEVEYNRIVASTLRNTERLASLENSILQKSEENQRLAKKFRDVTDLKESRLNEAQRLYEKCMKDLDLKEEQLKVLEQKIKLKEEMLDSIKSSIKDRSCELELKRKQLEYEEAMESKLEELDLIEKNVNEIADLLKENSSYASAQKLLEEQLCQLQQKEIEFEKKVNAFNLRQQEFESAKKSAWLGVKDKNNMFHSVKIERWEHTHTSASHQFGPTNEKSLLEQLNECLKKYDLACHEIFVLFQVSSDPAKLVLEAMQRIYCWHSYREDKEIVETNMRKTSILLSALSMKASAKISPQVTQEASKLASDWHAKMKVAKANCLEVLCFLQFVVSFSLTSSFDVNTLHSILDIVGLNGQASRLLPAMCTANKAPDVETIQNLILKKEIIHAVALVCELKLTDKFSPVTLLVEYIKDAENYTSLVCRGRRSIEAKKKATVKEITVLKAVKKCIEDCNLQSVFPKSQFYQVGQRLVSLEEKLQLYRYGPNESLRKRKNDDSTASQQIKIKYSQKK; encoded by the exons ATGAAGGAGGCCAAAAGTATGTCCAAGGTACCTTTGATCAGGTACATACAAGGTACCAACCTGAGTACAGAGTACGACAAGTCAG GAATATTTTCTCTCTGTCGCTTGCAAATGGAGAAGGTAGCACAAGATTTGAGATCCTTTGAGAAGCAGCAGGGTAATCTCTGCAAGACATTTGAGGAACTACATTCTCAAGCTTTTTCTGCATTGAAAGAGCTTAAGAATTACTTTTCTTCAAATCAATGTACGTTACAGTCCATATTTGTTCAGCTGGTGGAGCGAGAAAAACAAATTTTCACCAAGGAGAAGGAAGTGGAAGCTCAAGAATTCAAATTTAACGAGGAGTATGAAGAGAGGTTGCAACGATTGGTGGAAATTGACAAATTAAATGAAGAGTATCATGAAAAGATTGCAGCCAAGAACAAAAGTGTTGAAGAACTTAATTCATTGATCCAGAAAATCTCAGTAGAGCTTGAG AAAGAGGTGGAGTACAATCGTATAGTAGCATCAACTTTGAGGAATACCGAGAGATTGGCTTCATTGGAAAACAGCATACTTCAAAAATCTGAAGAGAATCAGAGATTGGCGAAGAAGTTTAGAGATGTTACTGACTTGAAAGAAAGCCGGTTAAATGAGGCACAAAGATTGTATGAAAAATGCATGAAGGATCTTGATTTGAAAGAAGAGCAACTGAAAGTTCTTGAACAGAAAATCAAGCTAAAAGAGGAAATGCTTGACTCGATTAAAAGTTCGATAAAGGATCGCTCCTGTGAACTCGAATTGAAAAGGAAGCAACTTGAGTAT GAAGAAGCAATGGAGTCCAAATTGGAGGAACTTGatttgattgagaaaaatgtCAATGAGATAGCAGACTTGTTGAAAGAAAACAGTAGTTATGCTTCTGCCCAAAAATTGTTAGAAGAACAACTGTGTCAACTCCAACAAAAAGAGATCGAGTTTGAAAAAAAGGTCAATGCCTTCAACCTACGTCAGCAAGAGTTCGAGTCAGCTAAAAAATCAGCCTGGTTGGGAGTCAAAGACAAAAACAATATGTTTCATTCTGTAAAGATTGAACGATGGGAACACACTCACACTTCAGCGAGTCACCAATTTGGTCCAACAAATGAAAAGAGCTTATTAGAGCAGTTAAATGAATGTTTAAAGAAGTATGATTTGGCTTGTCATGAAATCTTTGTTCTTTTTCAAGTTTCATCAGACCCTGCAAAATTGGTGTTGGAAGCAATGCAAAGGATTTACTGTTGGCATTCGTATCGTGAAGATAAAGAGATTGTAGAGACTAATATGAGGAAAACCAGCATCCTTTTGTCTGCGCTGTCGATGAAAGCCTCTGCAAAAATTAGCCCTCAAGTGACACAAGAAGCTTCTAAGTTAGCAAGTGATTGGCATGCTAAAATGAAAGTGGCAAAGGCTAACTGTCTGGAGGTGTTGTGCTTTTTGCAGTTCGTGGTTAGCTTTAGTTTGACATCTTCTTTTGATGTCAACACGCTTCACAGTATTCTTGATATTGTTGGCCTGAACGGGCAGGCATCGAGATTACTTCCAGCAATGTGTACTGCGAATAAAGCACCGG ATGTAGAAACTATTCAAAATCTCATCCTAAAAAAGGAAATCATCCATGCTGTTGCACTCGTTTGTGAGCTGAAGCTAACTGACAAGTTTTCGCCAGTGACACTTCTGGTTGAATACATCAAGGATGCTGAGAACTATACCTCGCTAGTTTGCAGAGGAAGGAGATCAATCGAAGCCAAG AAAAAAGCCACGGTCAAAGAAATAACTGTTTTGAAAGCAGTAAAGAAATGCATTGAAGATTGCAATCTCCAATCTGTGTTCCCAAAAAGCCAATTCTACCAAGTGGGTCAGCGCCTTGTCAGTTTGGAAGAGAAGCTTCAACTATATAGGTATGGCCCAAATGAATCCTTGAGAAAGCGAAAAAACGACGATTCCACTGCTAGCCAACAAATTAAAATCAAGTATTCTCAGAAGAAATGA